A DNA window from Melanotaenia boesemani isolate fMelBoe1 chromosome 6, fMelBoe1.pri, whole genome shotgun sequence contains the following coding sequences:
- the gapdhs gene encoding glyceraldehyde-3-phosphate dehydrogenase 2, with translation MSDLCVGINGFGRIGRLVLRACLEKGIKVVAINDPFIDLQYMVYMFKYDSTHGRYHGEVSQEGDKLIVDGNAISVFQCMKPAEIPWGSAGAKYVVESTGVFLSVEKASSHIQGGAQRVVVSAPSPDAPMFVMGVNEDKYDPSSMTIVSNASCTTNCLAPLAKVIHDNFGIEEALMTTVHAYTATQKTVDGPSAKAWRDGRGAHQNIIPASTGAAKAVGKVIPELNGKLTGMAFRVPVADVSVVDLTCRLSKPASYAEIKEAVKKAAHGPMKGVLGYTEDQVVSADFIGDSHSSIFDAGAGISLNDNFVKLISWYDNEYGYSNRVADLLLYMHSKE, from the exons ATGTCAGACCTCTGTGTTGGAATCAATGG CTTCGGTCGCATCGGCCGCCTGGTCCTGAGGGCTTGCCTCGAGAAAGGCATCAAAGTCGTGGCCATCAATGACCCCTTCATTGACTTGCAGTACATG GTCTACATGTTCAAGTATGACTCCACTCACGGCCGTTACCATGGTGAGGTCTCCCAAGAAGGCGACAAGCTTATCGTTGATGGCAACGCCATCTCTGTTTTCCAGTG tATGAAGCCAGCTGAGATCCCCTGGGGTAGTGCTGGAGCCAAATACGTTGTTGAGTCCACTGGAGTCTTCCTCAGCGTGGAAAAGGCCTCT TCTCACATCCAGGGGGGTGCGCAGCGCGTGGTTGTGTCCGCCCCCTCACCTGATGCTCCAATGTTTGTCATGGGAGTTAACGAGGACAAATACGACCCCTCCTCCATGACCATTGTCAG TAATGCCTCCTGCACCACCAACTGCCTGGCCCCTCTGGCCAAAGTCATCCACGATAACTTCGGCATCGAGGAGGCTCTCATG ACTACAGTCCACGCATACACAGCCACCCAGAAGACAGTGGACGGACCCAGCGCCAAGGCCTGGCGTGATGGCCGCGGTGCCCACCAGAACATCATTCCAGCTTCCACTGGTGCCGCCAAGGCAGTGGGCAAAGTCATCCCTGAGCTCAACGG CAAGCTGACAGGAATGGCGTTCAGGGTGCCAGTCGCAGATGTGTCCGTGGTGGACCTGACATGCCGTCTGTCCAAGCCTGCATCCTACGCTGAGATTAAGGAGGCCGTGAAGAAGGCTGCACATGGGCCCATGAAGGGAGTTCTGGGTTACACTGAAGACCAG GTGGTGTCTGCTGACTTCATTGGTGACTCTCACTCCTCCATCTTTGACGCCGGTGCCGGCATCTCTCTTAACGACAACTTTGTCAAGCTCATTTCCTG GTATGATAATGAATATGGCTACAGCAACCGTGTCGCTGACCTGCTGTTGTACATGCACTCCAAGGAGTAG